In Pseudorasbora parva isolate DD20220531a chromosome 20, ASM2467924v1, whole genome shotgun sequence, a single window of DNA contains:
- the LOC137049055 gene encoding gastrula zinc finger protein XlCGF57.1-like — MALKAERGVLEAEKDQSENLHDFIPGEKSFKYSQTENTFKLKAQKTETISYFNCIQCGKSFDQQENLKVHMRIHTGEKPNGSPQCGKGFNQDGSLKVHMRVSAGKGPFICQQCGNSFTHKGSLNRHIRIHTGELFPCPQCGKRFSRHGNFKDHMRIHTGESPYTCQLCGKSFDKHGNLKVHMKIHTHDKPLTCPPCGKTFDQYANFKVHMRIHTGEKPYSCQQCGRSFNRKGNLNYHMRIHTGESPFTCQQCGLSFTHKGSLNRHMRIHNGEKPYTCQQCGGTFARHGNLKVHMRIHTGEKPYTCQMCGKSFDHHGNLKVHMRVHTGEKPYTCPQCAKSFTQKRHLEVHMRIHSRENF; from the coding sequence ATGGCGCTGAAAGCAGAGAGGGGAGTACTTGAAGCAGAGAAAGATCAATCTGAGAATCTTCATGATTTTATACCTGGAGAAAAATCTTTTAAATACTCACAGACTGAAAATACTTTCAAACTAAAAGCTCAAAAGACAGAAACTATAAGTTATTTCAATTGTattcagtgtggaaagagtttcgaTCAACAAGAAAaccttaaagtccacatgagaattcacacaggAGAGAAGCCTAATGGATcccctcagtgtggaaagggTTTCAATCAAGATGGAAGCCTTAAAGTTCATATGAGAGTTAGCGCTGGAAAGGGTCCATTcatctgccaacagtgtggaaacaGTTTCACTCATAAAGGAAGTCTTAACAGGCACAttagaattcacactggagagctTTTCCcatgccctcagtgtggaaagagattCAGTCGGCATGGAAACTTTAAAGACcatatgagaattcacactggagagagcccttacacctgccaactgtgtggaaagagttttgaTAAACATGGAAACCTTAAAGTGCACATGAAAATCCACACTCATGATAAGCCTTTAACATGCCCTCCATGTGGAAAGACTTTTGATCAATATGCAAACTTTAAAgttcacatgagaattcacaccggagagaagccttacagctgccaacagtgtggaagaAGTTTCAACAGAAAAGGAAACCTTAATtatcacatgagaattcacactggagaaagccctttcacctgccaacagtgtggactAAGTTTCACTCATAAAGGCAGCCTTAACaggcacatgagaattcacaatggagagaaaccttacacctgccaacagtgtggaggAACTTTTGCTCGACATGGAAaccttaaagtccacatgagaattcacaccggagagaagccttacacgtGCCAAatgtgtggaaagagtttcgaTCATCATGGAAACCTTAAggtccacatgagagttcacactggagagaagccttacacatgCCCTCAGTGTGCaaagagtttcactcaaaaAAGACACCTTGaagtccacatgagaattcactcGAGAGAgaacttttaa